The following proteins come from a genomic window of Prionailurus viverrinus isolate Anna chromosome D1, UM_Priviv_1.0, whole genome shotgun sequence:
- the CCKBR gene encoding gastrin/cholecystokinin type B receptor isoform X2: protein MSVGGNVLIIVVLGLSRRLRTVTNAFLLSLAVSDLLLAVACMPFTLLPNLMGTFIFGTVVCKAVSYLMGVSVSVSTLSLVAIALERYSAICRPLQARVWQTRSHAARVIIATWMLSGLLMVPYPVYTAVQPVGSRVLQCVHRWPSAHVRQTWSVLLLLLLFFVPGVVMAVAYGLISRELYLGLRFDEDSDNENQSRVRSQRGLRSGAGPGSAQPNGRCRPEIGLAGEDGDGCYVQLPRSRQTLELSALTAPTPGPGCGPRPYQAKLLAKKRVVRMLLVIVVLFFLCWLPLYSANTWRAFDSSGAHRALSGAPISFIHLLSYASACVNPLVYCFMHRRFRQACLETCARCCPRPPRARPRPLPDEDPPTPSIASLSRLSYTTISTLGPG, encoded by the exons ATGAGTGTTGGAGGAAATGTGCTCATCATTGTGGTCCTGGGACTGAGCCGCCGCCTGAGGACTGTCACCAACGCCTTCCTGCTCTCACTGGCAGTCAGCGACCTCCTGCTGGCTGTGGCTTGCATGCCCTTCACCCTCCTGCCCAATCTCATGGGCACATTCATCTTTGGCACAGTCGTCTGTAAGGCGGTTTCCTACCTCATGG GGGTGTCTGTAAGCGTGTCCACACTAAGCCTTGTGGCCATCGCCCTGGAGCGATACAGTGCCATCTGCCGACCACTGCAGGCACGAGTGTGGCAGACACGGTCCCACGCAGCTCGTGTGATCATAGCCACGTGGATGCTCTCTGGACTGCTCATGGTGCCCTATCCCGTGTACACCGCCGTACAGCCAGTAGGGTCCCGTGTGCTGCAGTGCGTGCATCGCTGGCCCAGTGCACATGTTCGCCAAACCTG GTCCGTACTGCTGCTCCTGCTCTTGTTCTTCGTCCCGGGTGTGGTTATGGCTGTGGCCTACGGGCTCATCTCCCGCGAGCTCTACTTAGGGCTTCGCTTTGACGAAGACAGTGACAATGAGAACCAGAGCCGAGTCAGAAGCCAAAGAGGACTGCGGAGCGGGGCAGGACCAG GTTCTGCCCAACCCAATGGGCGTTGCCGGCCGGAGATCGGGCTGGCTGGAGAGGATGGTGATGGCTGTTACGTGCAGCTTCCGCGCTCTCGTCAGACCCTGGAGCTGTCCGCGCTGACGGCGCCCACACCTGGGCCAGGATGTGGCCCCCGGCCCTACCAGGCCAAGCTGTTGGCTAAGAAGCGCGTGGTGCGGATGCTACTGGTGATCGTTGtgctttttttcctgtgttggtTGCCATTGTACAGTGCCAACACGTGGCGCGCCTTCGACAGCTCTGGTGCGCACCGCGCGCTTTCGGGAGCGCCCATCTCTTTCATCCACTTGCTGAGCTACGCCTCAGCCTGTGTCAACCCCCTGGTCTACTGCTTCATGCACCGTCGCTTTCGCCAGGCCTGCCTTGAGACATGTGCCCGCTGCTGCCCCAGGCCTCCACGAGCTCGCCCCAGGCCTCTTCCAGATGAGGACCCGCCCACCCCCTCCATCGCTTCACTGTCCAGGCTGAGCTACACCACCATCAGCACGCTGGGGCCTGGctga